A window of Pyrus communis chromosome 3, drPyrComm1.1, whole genome shotgun sequence genomic DNA:
CCAATTCTGATCCTTATTTTCCAAACCATTCAACCAGAGAATAAACCTTGAACGAAGTTGACTACTACGTAATTCCCAGATGTAACTATTGTAGCTACAAGATGCTTTCAATAGGAAACCAGACATGATCTATCTTTTGTATGACATCAATAAATCAACGCATAAAAAGTTTACGAGTTTAGTACGCAAAACTTTAACGGAGGATAGTAACTTACATGGGGTGAAATGCAATTGCATTTACTGGGTACACAATGTCCCTTCCAGCCTCTGATTTTCTATGACACTTAAATGCATATCTGCACAAAGGTTAATACCATTAATAAATTAAGAATGAAGACGCGGTTTGCATGATATTACATTTATGCATGCCTGCATTGCGAAGAATAGTATCCTTGAGAGGGCCCTATCTCCAAACCAGTTGACCAGCCACAAATCAGTGACCATAGAGGAATGCCACAGTTATTCTACCGAAAAATCTACAAGTGTACATTGGTTATGAAGAGAGAATCATACATATATCAATAACTTATTTAGTGGTGGTGGCATCAAAGATGTGTACATCTTAAAAGGATTCCTAAAGATACAAGGCAATGAAACTGAAAATATCAGTCAATGTAAAGCAAAATTTCTCACTGATAGCTGCATACATACTTTTTGGTTTGACTAGCCTCCGAAAGATCAAAAAATTCCATTGCAACCCGTCCTTCAACAGAGCTAAGAGCATAACCTGCAAAATGTGATCACAGAATCAAACATGAAACAACCAACAACATTGATCAATTCCATTCCCTAAACAACTTATATTTCGTagctcatattttttttaaaggtacCCTAAAACGGAAAAAGCCCTTTTCTGTGAGCAAGGAAAACCAGTGGGGATGGTTAGCCACAAAGCAACGCAATACCCAAAGTACTAAGTGCAAGAAAGAAATTTTTTGTGAGCTAGTGTCCTGAAACAGAAAAGCTATTAAAGTTACCTGTTCCATTAGGATAACAACGCACACATCGAGTTTGGTACTTTAACGAAGACTCCCTCCGTTGCTCAGGCTGGGACATATTTCTCAAATCATAGACATTGACATGTCTTCCGGCGGTTGCAACCACTAACCGGTTTCCCACAAGAGAAAGAGAATAAACACGCTCGGGTTGTGGGTATGACCCAACAAGAGTTCGCTCCTGTCCACTTGCACCTCTAGGGTCCCAACACTTGACTGTTTTATCCCAACTACCAGTGATCAACTGCCCTGATATTATTTGCACATAAGAGAATTGGTTACAAACTCGGAGTCTTACAATATAAGGAAACAAATTTTTTTGCTTTCAAACTTACATAATTAAATGTGATTACCGGAAATACCAATTACGGCAGAGATCATGATTTAAGGTCGTTTATAGTCATTAAACGTCAAAACTCCAGTCATACTAATAAAGCAATTATTACAACTACGCACGCTACAAAATCTGATCAATCAACCGATTTGGGACAAAAAATTCTTCAGAAAAGTTCTTCAAGTTTTGATTGGAACTAATTTCAAATGTTAAAATTGATGGTTTGAAGAACATACCTGCTGCATAAGAGTACTCGATGCAACGCACTGGCGCGTCGTGCCTTCCTAAGATGTCTTCCTTACTGGAGCTGAATACGAACCTGGGGTATTGGCATAGAGGAATACACAAAGCATCAGAGTTAAGAGATGGGGTTTTACAGCAATTTCCGAGCAACCAAGCAGAAAAAATTAGGGATTTTAGGTTTGTGATTTTAATTACCGCCTGACGGTGTTGTCGGCGCCGGCGCTGAACCCAGAGGAATCGTCGTGGAAGCAGCAATCGAGTACGGGACCGCCGTGCATGAACTCTCCACGCAGCACATTGGCGCTGGCGTCGTACAATCGGACGGTCTgcgaatgagagagagagggagagggagagagggattAGAGAGGAAAAGTGGCGAGAGGTAGGAGGAGGCGAGGGCGTACCTTGTCC
This region includes:
- the LOC137728846 gene encoding mitotic checkpoint protein BUB3.2-like, with product MTAVPPPAPGRELSNPPTDGISNLRFSNHSDHLLVSSWDKTVRLYDASANVLRGEFMHGGPVLDCCFHDDSSGFSAGADNTVRRFVFSSSKEDILGRHDAPVRCIEYSYAAGQLITGSWDKTVKCWDPRGASGQERTLVGSYPQPERVYSLSLVGNRLVVATAGRHVNVYDLRNMSQPEQRRESSLKYQTRCVRCYPNGTGYALSSVEGRVAMEFFDLSEASQTKKYAFKCHRKSEAGRDIVYPVNAIAFHPIYGTFATGGCDGYVNVWDGNNKKRLYQYSKYPTSIAALSFSRDGRLLAVASSYTYEEGDKPHEPDAIYIRSVNEIEVKPKPKAYPNPPA